GGAGTAGGTCTCGATGGAGTCCGAGGCCAGGCGGAGGTCGCGGGGCCCGCCGTCGGCGCCCTTGCGCAGGTTCACGCGCCCCTCGAAGGGGATGCCGTAGAGGACGATCCGGGCCTCGGAGAGAGGCCGGTGGCAGGCGATGAAGCGCGGCGAAACGGGCCGCATGGTTGCCGCAACCGCCGCGAGGCGCGCTAGACCAGGTCCTCTTCGGCGAGCAAGGTGATAGCGGCGAGCGCGCAGCCGGCGCGCTCCACCGTGTGCTCGACGGCGAGGACCTTCATCTCCCGGATCGGCTCACCCCGGACCCGGAACGCCTCGTCCAGCATGGCGCGGATGGCCCGCTCGGCCTCTTCGCGGGTCGTCTGCCCGTGGAACTCCATGATCACGCCGTTCTTGGCGGCATCGTCGGGCACGGCGTAGCCGACCGCCGCCGCGATCGTCTCGCCCGGCACCTCGCTCGTCACGGCGGCGTAGGCCGTGGGGACGAGGGCGCCCGGCTTGATCTTGGGCAGGTCGATCACCGGGACGTCGGGGGGAAGGATGCTGGAGATCTTGACGAGGTTGATGTTGCCGATGCCGGCCGCGAGAAGCGCGTTGTCGAAGGCGTTGAGGGGGGTGCCGCCTTCAGCGTGTCCCGCGGTCGCCGCCGCCATCACGACCGTCTTCCTCATCCGCTCGCTCCTCCTGTGGAGTTTGTGTCGCGCTACCTCCGCGTCTGCGCGCCCGCGCCGCGCGTCATCGTCACTCTACGGGCGTGGTGAGCGAATGCAAGAGAAAAGTTGTCCCGGAGGCGGCTCGAGCGGCTCCGGCGGGCGCTCGGTGAGGCGCTCGGAGCCCTTCGGAGGCGCTCGACGACCGTCGGCGAGCGCCCAAAACCGGT
Above is a window of Candidatus Methylomirabilota bacterium DNA encoding:
- a CDS encoding arginine decarboxylase, pyruvoyl-dependent; amino-acid sequence: MRKTVVMAAATAGHAEGGTPLNAFDNALLAAGIGNINLVKISSILPPDVPVIDLPKIKPGALVPTAYAAVTSEVPGETIAAAVGYAVPDDAAKNGVIMEFHGQTTREEAERAIRAMLDEAFRVRGEPIREMKVLAVEHTVERAGCALAAITLLAEEDLV